A stretch of the Melitaea cinxia chromosome 14, ilMelCinx1.1, whole genome shotgun sequence genome encodes the following:
- the LOC123659986 gene encoding pupal cuticle protein C1B-like, which produces MFKLFIFACFLALAAAKPGVLPLAYTAAYTAPVAAAYTAPVAAAYTAPVTYSAYTAYTAPVAYSAYTYASPYSAYYLRR; this is translated from the coding sequence TTTATCTTCGCCTGCTTCCTCGCTCTCGCTGCCGCCAAGCCCGGAGTCCTGCCTCTGGCGTACACCGCTGCATACACCGCCCCCGTCGCTGCTGCGTACACAGCCCCAGTGGCTGCAGCGTACACCGCTCCAGTGACTTACTCCGCGTACACGGCTTACACCGCACCAGTGGCCTATTCCGCTTATACTTACGCGTCTCCATACTCCGCATACTACCTTCGCCGTTGA
- the LOC123659985 gene encoding vitelline membrane protein Vm26Ab-like, which yields MPYYHHSHSFLCREQTKIYTIKMFKQVIFAALLAVVAAKPGIHSVAYPASYIAAPALAYSAPVAAAYTAPVAAAYAPYTAAYTAPVAAAYTAPVAAAYTAPVAAAYSAPFVTAAYKAPVFLK from the exons ATGCCTTACTATCATCATTCACATTCCTTTCTTTGCCGAGAGCAAACCAAAATATACACTATAAAAATGTTCAAACAG gtAATCTTCGCTGCTCTCCTCGCTGTTGTGGCTGCTAAGCCTGGTATCCACTCCGTAGCCTACCCTGCGTCCTACATAGCCGCTCCAGCTTTAGCCTACAGTGCGCCAGTCGCTGCAGCTTACACTGCTCCTGTTGCCGCAGCGTATGCGCCTTATACTGCAGCATATACTGCTCCAGTAGCCGCAGCGTACACAGCACCTGTAGCCGCAGCGTACACTGCTCCAGTGGCTGCAGCATATTCTGCTCCATTTGTTACCGCAGCGTACAAAGCTCCCGTTTTTCTcaagtaa